One part of the Sphingopyxis sp. TUF1 genome encodes these proteins:
- the hemE gene encoding uroporphyrinogen decarboxylase, translated as MKASPKNLLAALRGVRHERPPLWLMRQAGRYLPEYRALRETKGGFLELCYDPEAAAEVTLQPIRRFGFDGSILFSDILVIPHALGQHLWFEAGEGPRLAPPLVDSALTSLEAAPQRLDPVYATVARVAASLPSETTFLGFAGSPWTVATYMVAGQGSKDQAAARRMAYGDPAAFQAIIDAIVDLTVTYLSGQIEHGVDAVQLFDSWAGSLSPAQFEQWVIAPNAEIVRRLKALHPDTPIIGFPKGAGGKLRAYADETRVDAIGLDETVDPAWADAALPPHLPVQGNLDPLALVAGGSALDAAIDRILAAFPVRPHIFNLGHGIVPDTPIAHVEHLIKRVRGG; from the coding sequence GTGAAGGCGTCACCGAAGAACCTCCTCGCGGCGCTGCGCGGGGTGCGACACGAGCGGCCCCCGCTCTGGCTCATGCGGCAGGCGGGTCGTTATCTTCCCGAATATCGCGCCCTTCGCGAGACCAAGGGCGGTTTCCTCGAACTATGCTACGATCCCGAAGCCGCGGCTGAAGTCACTTTGCAACCCATCCGGCGTTTCGGGTTCGACGGTTCGATTCTCTTTTCGGACATTCTTGTGATCCCGCACGCGCTCGGCCAGCATCTGTGGTTCGAGGCGGGCGAAGGTCCGCGACTGGCGCCGCCGCTCGTCGACAGCGCCTTGACGTCCCTCGAAGCCGCGCCGCAGCGGCTCGACCCGGTCTATGCGACCGTCGCGCGCGTCGCAGCGTCGCTGCCATCCGAAACGACCTTTCTCGGCTTTGCGGGAAGCCCGTGGACCGTCGCCACCTATATGGTCGCGGGGCAGGGATCGAAGGACCAGGCGGCGGCGCGGCGTATGGCCTATGGCGATCCCGCGGCGTTCCAGGCGATCATCGATGCGATCGTCGATTTGACCGTCACCTATTTATCCGGCCAGATCGAACATGGCGTCGATGCGGTGCAGCTTTTCGACAGCTGGGCGGGCAGCCTCAGCCCGGCGCAGTTCGAACAATGGGTGATCGCCCCCAACGCCGAGATCGTCCGCCGTCTCAAGGCGCTGCACCCCGACACGCCGATCATCGGCTTTCCGAAGGGCGCGGGGGGCAAGCTTCGCGCCTATGCCGACGAAACCCGCGTCGATGCGATCGGCCTCGACGAAACGGTCGATCCCGCCTGGGCCGATGCCGCCTTGCCGCCACATCTTCCAGTACAGGGCAATCTCGACCCGCTCGCGCTCGTCGCAGGCGGGTCCGCACTCGACGCCGCCATCGACCGCATCCTTGCAGCATTCCCGGTGCGTCCCCATATCTTCAACCTGGGCCACGGGATCGTTCCCGACACCCCGATCGCCCATGTCGAACATCTGATCAAACGCGTTCGCGGCGGATAA
- a CDS encoding PTS sugar transporter subunit IIA — MNLSSLLYPATVRAHVQIDSKKALFPFVGDLASRSLGLDAGEVAEALLERERLGSTGFGRGIALPHAKMADLGGVRGLFLQLARPIDFNAVDGLPVDLLFVLLSPLDAGADHLKALAGVSRMLRNEAIAERLRGAKNDEALYALLADTETRDAA, encoded by the coding sequence ATGAATCTTTCTTCCCTTCTTTATCCGGCGACCGTGCGCGCGCATGTGCAGATCGATTCGAAAAAAGCGCTTTTCCCCTTCGTCGGCGATCTCGCCAGCCGCTCACTCGGCCTCGATGCCGGCGAAGTCGCCGAAGCCCTGCTCGAACGCGAACGGCTCGGATCGACCGGCTTCGGCCGCGGCATTGCGCTGCCGCACGCCAAGATGGCCGATCTCGGCGGCGTGCGCGGCCTGTTCCTTCAGCTCGCACGGCCGATCGATTTCAACGCGGTCGATGGCTTGCCGGTCGACCTGCTCTTCGTGCTGCTTTCGCCGCTCGATGCCGGTGCCGACCATCTCAAAGCACTCGCGGGCGTTTCGCGGATGCTTCGCAATGAAGCAATCGCTGAACGACTGCGCGGCGCCAAGAACGACGAGGCGCTGTATGCGCTGCTCGCCGACACCGAAACGCGTGACGCGGCGTAA
- a CDS encoding pyruvate, water dikinase regulatory protein yields the protein MGRLHLHLISDSTGETLENIAKAAIAQFDDVEVVRHFWPMVRSESHLDRIMAEVQASPGMILFTLVNGELRSSLERRAGILNLPTVAALDAVTDALSRMLGQEAKGRPGRQHALDAAYFARVEAIQFTVAHDDGIGWENWEQADIILAGVSRTSKTPTSIYLANRGFKTANIPIVPESPPPAALFDLKRPMVVGLTTGLDRLVQVRRNRLLSLNQAPETSYVDEERVKAELAYARRMFADNGWPVIDVTRRSIEETAAAVIKLVEDRASA from the coding sequence ATGGGCCGCCTCCACTTGCACCTTATATCCGACTCCACGGGCGAAACGCTGGAAAATATCGCCAAGGCGGCCATCGCGCAGTTCGACGATGTCGAGGTCGTGCGCCATTTCTGGCCGATGGTGCGATCCGAATCGCATCTCGACCGCATCATGGCCGAAGTGCAGGCGAGTCCCGGCATGATCCTTTTCACGCTCGTCAACGGTGAGCTGCGCAGCAGCCTCGAACGTCGTGCGGGAATACTCAACCTGCCGACCGTGGCCGCGCTCGATGCGGTGACCGACGCACTCTCGCGGATGCTCGGGCAGGAAGCGAAGGGCCGCCCGGGACGACAACATGCTCTCGACGCCGCCTATTTCGCCCGGGTCGAGGCGATCCAGTTCACCGTTGCGCACGACGATGGCATCGGCTGGGAGAATTGGGAGCAGGCGGACATCATTCTTGCGGGCGTATCGCGCACGTCGAAAACCCCGACGAGCATCTATCTCGCCAACCGCGGGTTCAAGACCGCGAATATTCCGATCGTTCCCGAATCGCCGCCGCCCGCCGCGCTGTTCGACCTGAAGCGCCCGATGGTGGTCGGGCTTACCACGGGGCTCGATCGCCTCGTTCAGGTCCGCCGCAATCGTCTGCTTTCATTAAACCAGGCGCCCGAGACGAGCTATGTCGATGAAGAACGCGTCAAGGCCGAGCTGGCCTATGCGCGGCGGATGTTCGCCGACAACGGATGGCCGGTAATCGACGTGACGCGCCGCTCGATCGAGGAAACCGCGGCGGCGGTGATCAAGCTCGTCGAGGATCGCGCGAGCGCATGA
- the hpf gene encoding ribosome hibernation-promoting factor, HPF/YfiA family, whose amino-acid sequence MEIRVSGHQIETGEALQAHVADRMNAIADKYFSRAIGAHATFGKGPHDSFQCDIVAHVMQGLVLKGHGQAQDAHVAFEGAADRIEKQLRRYMRRLKDHNNGGGAPSPTVDEIEENASYTVFDPGAEEEDAGDAPAIIAETRVDIPSSSVSDAVMMLDLRNTNALLFVNSKTGAHNMVYRRDDGTIGWVEPR is encoded by the coding sequence ATGGAAATCCGCGTCTCTGGCCACCAGATCGAAACCGGCGAAGCGCTGCAGGCGCATGTCGCGGACCGGATGAACGCGATTGCCGACAAATATTTTTCGCGTGCGATCGGCGCGCACGCGACCTTCGGCAAGGGTCCGCACGACAGTTTTCAATGCGACATCGTTGCGCATGTCATGCAGGGACTGGTGCTGAAGGGGCACGGCCAGGCGCAGGACGCGCATGTCGCGTTCGAGGGCGCGGCCGACCGCATCGAAAAGCAGCTCAGGCGCTATATGCGGCGGCTGAAGGATCATAATAATGGCGGCGGAGCGCCGTCGCCGACCGTCGACGAGATCGAGGAAAACGCCAGTTACACCGTCTTTGATCCGGGTGCCGAAGAGGAAGATGCGGGCGATGCGCCGGCGATCATCGCCGAAACGCGCGTTGATATTCCGAGCAGCAGCGTCTCCGACGCGGTGATGATGCTCGATCTGCGCAACACCAACGCGCTGCTGTTCGTCAACAGCAAGACCGGCGCGCATAATATGGTCTATCGCCGCGACGACGGGACGATCGGCTGGGTCGAGCCACGATAG
- the coaE gene encoding dephospho-CoA kinase (Dephospho-CoA kinase (CoaE) performs the final step in coenzyme A biosynthesis.), whose amino-acid sequence MSHFKRPHLPLRRPFLLGLTGSIGMGKSTAAAMFEREGVPVFDADAAVHRLQGPGGALVAAIEARFPGTTGPKGVDRQKLGARVLGNTHELAALEAIVHPAVFRAQKRFLAKHRARDVVVLDIPLLFEKGGWRRVGAIAVVSAPAWMQRRRVMRRPGMTAAKLKAIRRLQVPDRVKRARADFIIETGRPKSETHRQIRFIASCFRAR is encoded by the coding sequence ATGAGTCACTTCAAGCGCCCGCACCTGCCGCTCCGCCGCCCCTTCCTGCTCGGCCTCACCGGCTCGATCGGCATGGGCAAATCGACCGCAGCGGCAATGTTCGAGCGCGAGGGTGTTCCGGTCTTCGACGCCGATGCCGCGGTGCACCGATTACAGGGTCCGGGCGGCGCGCTGGTCGCGGCGATCGAGGCGCGCTTTCCGGGCACGACGGGGCCAAAGGGCGTTGATCGGCAGAAGCTCGGCGCGCGGGTACTCGGCAACACGCACGAACTCGCCGCGCTCGAAGCGATCGTCCATCCGGCGGTTTTCCGCGCCCAGAAACGCTTTCTGGCCAAGCACCGCGCGCGCGACGTCGTCGTGCTCGATATTCCGCTGCTGTTCGAAAAGGGCGGCTGGCGGCGCGTCGGCGCGATCGCCGTCGTGTCGGCGCCCGCGTGGATGCAGCGCAGGCGCGTGATGCGCCGGCCGGGTATGACCGCCGCGAAGCTCAAGGCAATCCGCCGCCTCCAGGTGCCCGACCGCGTCAAGCGCGCGCGCGCCGATTTCATCATCGAAACGGGCCGCCCGAAAAGCGAAACGCACCGCCAGATTCGCTTCATCGCCTCTTGTTTCCGCGCCCGATAG
- a CDS encoding M14 family metallopeptidase: MTISINAAFDSGNIVVDAIDGTSARLSIRKDRESDFFQWFHFRVACSVGDALDLAITGLDASAYPDGWPGYAACASYDRETWFRLDTSYQAGTLTIRHNAEGPLLWVAYFAPYSMERHHDLIASVAECEGVTYRCLGTSLEGQPIDCLEMGSGDTQVWLYARQHPGESMAEWWMEGALEMLTDPADPHARALRQKCRFHIVPNMNPDGSRRGHLRTNFAGVNLNREWHQPTAERSPEVLCVRNAMDESGVDWAMDVHGDEAIPAVFLAGFEGIPSLKPEQMDKYKAFEAALAANTPDFQLDLGYAESAPGKANLSMSTTQLAERFGAVSMTLEMPFKDNRDLPDPVQGWSPERSKRLAHACLQTLDHLL, encoded by the coding sequence ATGACCATATCCATCAACGCCGCTTTCGACAGCGGCAACATCGTCGTGGACGCCATCGACGGCACGTCCGCCCGCTTGTCGATCCGCAAGGATCGCGAATCGGACTTCTTCCAGTGGTTCCACTTTCGCGTCGCCTGCTCGGTTGGCGACGCGCTCGATCTGGCGATCACCGGGCTCGATGCGTCGGCTTATCCCGACGGCTGGCCGGGCTATGCCGCGTGCGCGAGCTATGACCGCGAAACCTGGTTTCGCCTCGACACCAGCTATCAGGCCGGAACGCTGACGATCCGCCATAATGCCGAAGGCCCGCTCCTGTGGGTCGCCTATTTCGCGCCCTATTCGATGGAACGGCACCACGACCTGATCGCATCGGTCGCCGAATGCGAGGGCGTGACCTATCGCTGCCTCGGCACCAGCCTTGAGGGTCAGCCGATCGACTGCCTAGAAATGGGCAGCGGCGACACGCAGGTCTGGCTCTATGCGCGCCAGCACCCGGGCGAAAGCATGGCTGAATGGTGGATGGAGGGTGCGCTCGAAATGCTCACCGATCCCGCTGATCCGCACGCGCGCGCGCTCCGCCAGAAATGCCGCTTTCACATCGTGCCAAACATGAATCCCGACGGCTCGCGCCGCGGCCATTTGCGCACCAATTTTGCGGGCGTGAACCTCAACCGCGAATGGCACCAACCGACTGCCGAACGCAGTCCCGAAGTGCTGTGCGTGCGGAATGCGATGGACGAAAGCGGCGTCGACTGGGCGATGGACGTCCATGGCGACGAGGCGATTCCGGCAGTGTTCCTGGCGGGTTTCGAGGGCATCCCATCGCTCAAGCCCGAGCAGATGGACAAATATAAGGCGTTCGAGGCGGCGCTCGCCGCGAACACCCCCGATTTCCAGCTCGATCTGGGCTATGCCGAATCGGCACCGGGAAAAGCCAACCTCTCAATGTCGACGACGCAGCTCGCCGAACGCTTCGGCGCAGTGTCGATGACGCTCGAAATGCCGTTCAAGGATAATCGCGATTTGCCCGATCCCGTTCAGGGCTGGTCGCCCGAGCGGTCGAAACGCCTTGCGCACGCCTGTCTGCAGACGCTGGACCATCTGCTGTGA
- a CDS encoding DUF4136 domain-containing protein, whose translation MRHLSVALPFAAALALGGCATAVPPVEVTRFHSNAVAGWAPGTRYTVDTAPLGDAAAMPGTTAPSLEWSSYRSAVERQLQLQGLVAAPDGTRAPLKVRIGFDRANHESIGKRSPVSVGVGGSTGSYGSGVGLGVGINLGGGPKRMADLQLSVRIDDAATGQALWEGRALTAVPVKAPANQPSLAAAKLAEALFKDFPGESGRTISVP comes from the coding sequence ATGCGTCATCTTTCCGTCGCCCTGCCTTTCGCAGCAGCGCTTGCGCTTGGCGGCTGCGCCACGGCGGTCCCGCCCGTCGAAGTTACCCGTTTCCACAGCAATGCCGTCGCCGGCTGGGCGCCGGGGACGCGCTACACCGTCGATACCGCGCCGCTTGGCGACGCCGCGGCGATGCCGGGCACGACCGCCCCCTCGCTCGAATGGTCGAGCTATCGCAGCGCGGTCGAACGTCAGTTGCAGCTGCAGGGCCTCGTCGCTGCCCCCGACGGGACGCGCGCGCCGCTCAAGGTCCGGATCGGCTTCGACCGTGCGAACCACGAAAGCATCGGCAAGCGATCGCCCGTGTCGGTCGGCGTCGGCGGCTCGACCGGCAGCTATGGATCGGGCGTCGGCCTTGGCGTCGGGATCAATCTTGGCGGCGGTCCAAAGCGCATGGCCGATCTCCAGCTGTCGGTGCGCATCGACGATGCTGCCACCGGTCAGGCCCTGTGGGAAGGCCGCGCGCTGACCGCGGTGCCGGTCAAGGCGCCGGCCAACCAGCCGAGCCTTGCCGCCGCGAAATTGGCCGAAGCTTTATTCAAGGACTTCCCCGGTGAATCGGGACGCACTATCAGCGTCCCATGA
- a CDS encoding DUF1491 family protein yields MPRLKSRFLVDLLLRRTEAAGGFATVLAKGDDTSGIILVQCSDRGEPGLLLERRFSADGTYIWEAVGPDGTKDGESRANYRERRQRADPDLWIVELDIADAAQLVAEWAALT; encoded by the coding sequence ATGCCCCGGCTGAAAAGCCGCTTCCTCGTCGACCTGCTGCTGCGCCGCACCGAAGCGGCGGGGGGATTCGCAACCGTGCTCGCCAAAGGCGACGACACGTCGGGCATAATCCTTGTCCAGTGCAGCGACCGCGGCGAACCGGGCCTGCTGCTCGAACGGCGATTTTCGGCCGATGGCACCTATATCTGGGAGGCGGTCGGACCAGATGGCACAAAAGATGGTGAATCCCGCGCAAACTATCGCGAGCGGCGGCAGCGCGCCGATCCTGACCTATGGATCGTTGAACTGGACATCGCAGATGCCGCACAACTCGTCGCGGAGTGGGCCGCGTTAACTTGA
- a CDS encoding GNAT family N-acetyltransferase → MSDAWRIVEDDLSGAAIRALLEVHFAGMLANSPAGSCHFLDFDGLRSDGVTFWSIHRGDDLAGCGALKMLGGGHGEIKSMRTAEDFLRQGVAARMLGHIIAEARTRGLDRLSLETGRGAAFEPAIALYRRYGFEDCEPFADYRPDPFSRFMTRAL, encoded by the coding sequence GTGAGCGACGCCTGGCGGATCGTCGAAGACGATTTGTCGGGCGCCGCGATCCGCGCGCTGCTCGAGGTGCATTTTGCGGGGATGCTCGCGAACTCGCCCGCGGGCAGCTGTCACTTTCTCGATTTCGACGGGCTGCGCAGCGATGGCGTGACCTTCTGGTCGATCCATCGCGGCGACGATCTTGCGGGCTGCGGCGCGCTCAAGATGCTGGGCGGCGGGCACGGCGAGATCAAATCGATGCGCACCGCGGAAGATTTCCTGCGCCAGGGCGTTGCCGCGCGGATGCTGGGCCATATCATCGCCGAAGCACGGACCCGCGGCCTCGACCGCCTCAGCCTCGAAACCGGGCGGGGCGCGGCCTTCGAACCGGCCATCGCGCTATATCGCCGCTATGGTTTCGAGGATTGCGAGCCCTTTGCCGACTACCGGCCCGACCCGTTCAGCCGGTTCATGACGCGCGCGCTCTAG
- a CDS encoding CopD family protein has product MADWAGFLGATMLWVKAAHIIFVIFLMAGLFMMPRFFVYHQQAAVGSDEDKKWIEREDRLRRIILNPSLTIVWILGLTLAFNGNYWGETWFIAKFILVFALSGYHGWLIGYFKKLRQGERPLTEKQLRMLNEVPGVAAAIIVILAVVRP; this is encoded by the coding sequence ATGGCAGACTGGGCAGGATTTTTGGGGGCGACGATGCTTTGGGTCAAAGCCGCGCATATTATTTTCGTGATCTTTCTGATGGCCGGCCTTTTCATGATGCCACGCTTCTTCGTCTATCACCAGCAGGCCGCGGTCGGGTCCGACGAAGACAAGAAATGGATCGAGCGCGAGGACCGGCTGCGGCGGATCATTTTGAACCCGTCGTTGACCATCGTCTGGATTCTTGGGCTGACGCTTGCCTTCAACGGCAATTATTGGGGCGAGACCTGGTTCATCGCCAAATTCATCCTCGTATTCGCGCTGTCGGGCTATCACGGCTGGTTGATCGGTTATTTCAAGAAGCTCCGTCAGGGCGAGCGGCCGCTCACCGAAAAGCAGCTGCGGATGCTCAACGAGGTTCCCGGCGTCGCCGCGGCGATCATCGTCATCCTCGCGGTCGTCCGGCCCTGA
- a CDS encoding Maf family protein produces MSLVLASQSSGRAAMLRAAGLVFEATAAHVDEEALTASLLAAGQTPRNIADALAEAKAVKISSRLPGVTVLGADSTLVLDDGTMLTKPESPEDAADHLRRMAGTRHRLFSAVVAARDGAPVWRAIGEAKLWMRPLSDGFITDYVAQNWDSIRWTVGCYEIEGAGVQLFDRVEGDPWTIVGMPMLLLLAWLRTIGLAPQ; encoded by the coding sequence ATGAGCCTGGTCCTCGCCTCGCAAAGCAGTGGCCGCGCCGCAATGCTCCGTGCCGCCGGGCTGGTGTTCGAGGCGACCGCAGCGCATGTCGACGAGGAAGCGCTCACCGCGTCGCTGCTCGCCGCCGGGCAGACGCCGCGCAACATTGCGGACGCGCTTGCCGAAGCCAAGGCGGTCAAAATCTCGTCGCGGCTTCCCGGCGTGACAGTGCTCGGCGCGGACTCGACGCTCGTGCTCGACGATGGGACGATGCTGACGAAGCCCGAAAGCCCGGAGGACGCCGCCGACCATCTCCGGCGCATGGCGGGCACGCGCCACCGGCTGTTCAGCGCGGTGGTCGCCGCGCGCGACGGGGCGCCGGTGTGGCGGGCGATCGGTGAGGCGAAGCTGTGGATGCGGCCCTTGTCCGATGGCTTCATTACCGACTATGTCGCGCAAAACTGGGATAGCATCCGCTGGACGGTGGGCTGTTACGAAATCGAGGGAGCGGGCGTGCAATTGTTCGACCGGGTCGAGGGCGACCCCTGGACCATCGTCGGAATGCCGATGCTTCTCCTGTTGGCGTGGCTGCGCACTATCGGACTGGCGCCGCAATGA
- the dnaQ gene encoding DNA polymerase III subunit epsilon — translation MREIIFDTETTGFDPKTGDRLVEIGCVELIDRRETGVTFHAYFNPERDMPAAAEAVHGLSIQFLSDKPLFASRVDELLEFFGDAPLIAHNAAFDFGFVNAELARIGRPALDMARMCCTVQMARKLHPGAKHSLDALCTRYGIDRSHRVKHGALLDAELLAHLYIEMTGGRQIGLGLAASAAATVSPEAGPVIPRGPARPFREPRPHMASAAELARHAEFVAGLNQPLWLDTV, via the coding sequence ATGCGTGAGATTATTTTCGATACCGAAACCACGGGTTTCGATCCCAAAACCGGGGACCGGCTGGTCGAAATCGGATGTGTCGAACTGATCGACCGCCGCGAGACCGGCGTCACCTTTCACGCCTATTTCAACCCCGAACGCGACATGCCTGCGGCAGCTGAGGCCGTCCACGGGCTATCGATCCAGTTCCTGTCCGACAAGCCGCTCTTTGCCTCGCGCGTCGACGAGCTGCTCGAATTTTTCGGCGATGCGCCGCTGATCGCGCACAATGCCGCGTTCGACTTCGGCTTCGTCAATGCCGAGCTCGCGCGCATCGGCCGTCCCGCGCTCGACATGGCGCGCATGTGCTGCACGGTGCAGATGGCGCGGAAACTTCATCCCGGCGCGAAGCACAGTCTCGATGCGCTCTGCACCCGCTACGGCATCGATCGCAGCCACCGCGTCAAGCATGGCGCGCTGCTCGATGCCGAGCTGCTCGCGCATCTTTACATCGAGATGACCGGCGGGCGGCAGATCGGGCTTGGCCTCGCCGCATCGGCCGCGGCGACCGTTTCGCCCGAGGCTGGCCCGGTTATTCCGCGCGGTCCCGCGCGGCCGTTTCGCGAACCGCGGCCGCATATGGCGTCGGCCGCCGAACTTGCGCGCCACGCCGAATTTGTCGCAGGGCTGAACCAGCCGCTGTGGCTCGATACGGTGTGA
- the aroE gene encoding shikimate dehydrogenase, translated as MSRPYAEVIGDPIAQSKSPLIHKFWLDALGIDGDYRRAHVKSDDLASYIAERRADPDWRGCNVTMPHKAAVMDLVDDPGDIRGTIGAMNTIVRQPDGVLIGTNTDAAGFYSPLAELDLEDAPVAVVGAGGAARAVLFALARANVGKVTIFNRSPLKAMGLLATFGLKGDVVALDAALPPVHLLVNSSSLGMTGQPPLDLDLPSLPDDAIVYDLVYSPLRTGLLKAAEARGLDTVDGLDMLIGQAALAFELFFGMSPPEGRDDELRALLAA; from the coding sequence ATGAGCAGGCCCTATGCGGAAGTGATCGGCGATCCGATCGCGCAATCGAAATCGCCGTTGATTCATAAATTCTGGCTCGATGCGCTCGGCATCGACGGCGATTATCGCCGCGCGCATGTAAAGTCCGACGACCTCGCTTCCTATATCGCCGAACGCCGCGCCGATCCCGACTGGCGCGGATGCAACGTCACCATGCCGCACAAGGCCGCGGTCATGGATCTGGTCGACGATCCGGGCGACATTCGCGGCACGATCGGCGCGATGAACACGATCGTGCGCCAGCCCGACGGGGTGCTGATCGGGACCAACACCGACGCCGCGGGATTCTATTCCCCGCTGGCCGAACTCGACCTTGAGGATGCGCCGGTCGCGGTCGTCGGCGCCGGCGGCGCGGCGCGCGCCGTGCTGTTCGCGCTGGCGCGGGCCAATGTCGGCAAGGTGACGATCTTCAATCGCTCGCCCTTGAAGGCGATGGGCCTGCTCGCGACTTTCGGGCTCAAGGGCGACGTCGTCGCGCTCGACGCCGCGCTGCCGCCAGTGCATCTGCTCGTCAATTCGAGCAGTCTCGGCATGACGGGTCAGCCGCCGCTCGACCTCGACCTGCCGTCGCTTCCGGACGATGCGATCGTCTATGACCTTGTCTATTCGCCGCTCCGGACGGGCCTCCTCAAGGCCGCCGAGGCGCGCGGGCTCGATACCGTCGATGGGCTCGACATGCTGATCGGGCAGGCGGCGCTCGCCTTCGAGCTGTTCTTCGGCATGTCACCGCCTGAAGGCCGCGACGACGAGCTTCGCGCACTGCTGGCGGCATGA
- a CDS encoding cell wall hydrolase, with translation MSRILNVASVAAVGMTAAAMLFLAEPGFASDLAADANLPAITLPGADAPEVQKADLPTGTQLPVAQQKDLQDEGAPQTEAAPPVTAASLAALVAATPKPATIDRELRCLAGAVYFESRGESLPGQLAVAHVVINRAQSGRFPTSLCGVVHQKSQFSFVRGGRMPAIREGAQWDNAVAIAQIALDGSWKNHAPGALFFHARYVSPGWRKTRIAQIDNHIFYR, from the coding sequence ATGAGTCGCATTTTGAACGTGGCCAGCGTGGCTGCCGTCGGCATGACTGCCGCCGCCATGCTGTTTCTGGCGGAACCCGGTTTTGCAAGCGATCTTGCCGCCGACGCCAATCTTCCCGCCATCACCCTGCCCGGCGCCGATGCGCCCGAGGTGCAGAAGGCGGATTTGCCGACCGGGACCCAGTTGCCGGTCGCCCAGCAAAAAGACCTTCAGGATGAAGGCGCCCCCCAAACCGAAGCGGCGCCTCCGGTAACCGCCGCGTCGCTCGCGGCGCTCGTCGCTGCGACGCCTAAGCCCGCCACGATCGATCGTGAACTGCGCTGCCTCGCCGGTGCGGTCTATTTCGAATCGCGCGGGGAATCGCTTCCCGGGCAGCTTGCGGTCGCGCATGTCGTGATCAACCGTGCCCAGTCGGGACGTTTCCCGACAAGCCTGTGCGGCGTCGTTCATCAAAAGAGTCAGTTCAGCTTTGTGCGTGGTGGCCGGATGCCCGCGATCCGCGAGGGCGCCCAGTGGGACAATGCCGTGGCGATCGCGCAGATCGCGCTCGACGGCAGCTGGAAAAATCACGCGCCCGGCGCGCTCTTCTTCCATGCGCGCTATGTCTCGCCCGGTTGGCGCAAGACGCGGATCGCGCAGATCGACAATCACATCTTCTATCGTTGA
- a CDS encoding Hsp20 family protein, with protein MRNSFDWTPYRRSTVGFDRLFDFLETGASGAENYPPFDIEKIADDHFRITVAVAGFKSDEIDITAQQNMLTVSGRKAPAAEGEGRQLLYSGIATRAFERRFQLADFVRVQSADLADGLLTIDLVREVPEAMKPHKIAIGANAAPVIENKKAA; from the coding sequence ATGCGTAACAGCTTTGACTGGACCCCCTATCGCCGTTCGACCGTCGGTTTCGACCGGCTCTTCGATTTCCTCGAAACCGGCGCTTCGGGCGCGGAAAACTATCCGCCGTTCGACATTGAAAAGATCGCCGACGACCATTTCCGCATCACCGTCGCGGTCGCCGGTTTCAAGTCGGACGAAATCGACATCACCGCGCAGCAGAATATGCTGACCGTGAGCGGCCGCAAAGCGCCCGCTGCCGAGGGCGAGGGGCGCCAGCTTCTCTATAGCGGCATCGCGACGCGCGCGTTCGAGCGTCGCTTCCAGCTCGCCGACTTTGTCCGCGTGCAAAGCGCCGACCTCGCCGACGGGCTGCTGACGATCGACCTGGTGCGCGAAGTGCCCGAGGCGATGAAGCCGCACAAGATCGCCATCGGCGCCAACGCCGCGCCCGTGATCGAGAACAAGAAGGCCGCCTGA